In Nitrospinaceae bacterium, the following are encoded in one genomic region:
- a CDS encoding ribosome maturation factor RimP, protein MSSRDIFSIVWPLAEEVAHSLGFEVVEIERGGGRGRMVIRLFIDKPDGVAVGDCSRMSRELSMRLEEEDLIESSYVLEVSSPGLERPLRKAVDFERFSDSPVEIRLFSPDGESGRKQFTGTLLGIEGETVTIKVEGGEKRSFSLGEISRARLRVDWDTVFQDKPQSGEVKDGGLHR, encoded by the coding sequence TTGTCCTCTCGTGATATTTTCAGCATTGTGTGGCCACTAGCAGAGGAAGTGGCTCATTCGCTAGGTTTTGAAGTAGTAGAAATTGAACGGGGTGGGGGCCGTGGACGAATGGTCATCCGCCTGTTTATCGATAAGCCGGATGGTGTGGCCGTGGGAGACTGTTCTCGTATGAGCCGCGAGTTGAGCATGCGCCTTGAGGAGGAGGACCTCATCGAGTCTTCCTACGTCCTTGAGGTGTCGAGTCCCGGCCTTGAGAGGCCCCTTAGAAAAGCGGTCGATTTCGAGCGCTTCTCTGACAGTCCTGTCGAGATCCGCCTTTTCTCACCCGATGGCGAGAGCGGGCGCAAGCAGTTCACTGGAACACTATTGGGGATCGAGGGAGAAACGGTAACAATTAAAGTCGAGGGCGGCGAGAAACGCTCTTTTTCCCTGGGCGAGATTTCCCGGGCTCGCCTCCGGGTGGACTGGGACACTGTATTCCAGGACAAACCACAATCGGGTGAAGTGAAAGATGGAGGGTTGCACAGGTGA
- the nusA gene encoding transcription termination/antitermination protein NusA, whose translation MSQELLAVLNQLERERGVAKEILHDALKTAIASAARKQYSLGENVEVDFDLETGEIRAMMVREVVRIIQNPEVEIDVEEARKDFPDIQVGEPYKTSLNTDGLGRIAAQMAKQVIIQRVREAERANIFQEFKSREGELITGSVSQVERGNIYINIGRTEAILPRREQIFREVYKRGDRIRAYILEVREASKGPQVVASRTHPGLLIRLFELEVPEIYDEIVEIKCCVREPSGRSKVAVVSNDRDIDPVGACVGTRGSRVQAIVQELRGEKIDIIPWNEDIRTFAGNALSPAKIQHITLHEEDGRMEVLVPDDQLSLAIGKGGQNVRLAAKLIGWKIDLKGESEYRRMVAEQAFASDGAAKDDDAEASPVESADASGDSDLSKLEAVGDKMVQLLSANGFATISSIASASLDALCEVPGIGPKRAQLLIDAAEKFDVPSIEGSNDEEVES comes from the coding sequence GTGAGCCAGGAGTTATTGGCGGTTCTCAACCAGCTTGAGCGCGAGCGGGGAGTGGCCAAAGAAATTCTTCACGACGCATTGAAGACGGCCATTGCCTCGGCCGCCCGTAAGCAGTACTCGCTGGGTGAGAACGTAGAGGTCGATTTTGATCTTGAGACGGGTGAAATACGGGCAATGATGGTCAGGGAAGTAGTGCGGATCATTCAGAATCCCGAGGTGGAGATCGATGTCGAGGAAGCTCGTAAGGATTTCCCTGATATCCAGGTCGGCGAGCCCTACAAGACCTCTCTCAACACAGATGGCCTTGGTCGTATTGCCGCCCAGATGGCCAAGCAGGTCATTATCCAACGTGTGCGTGAGGCCGAACGGGCGAATATATTTCAAGAGTTCAAGAGCCGTGAGGGTGAACTCATCACGGGTTCAGTCTCTCAGGTTGAGCGCGGCAACATCTACATCAATATTGGGCGCACCGAAGCTATTTTGCCGCGCCGGGAGCAAATTTTCCGTGAGGTGTATAAGCGAGGCGACCGAATTCGCGCCTATATTCTTGAGGTGCGTGAGGCATCGAAAGGCCCGCAGGTAGTGGCTAGCCGGACACATCCGGGCCTCCTGATTCGCTTGTTTGAGCTAGAGGTTCCTGAAATATACGACGAAATTGTCGAGATTAAGTGCTGCGTTCGAGAGCCTAGTGGGCGCTCGAAGGTAGCGGTGGTGAGCAACGACAGGGACATCGATCCGGTGGGCGCCTGTGTCGGCACCCGGGGCAGCCGTGTTCAAGCGATCGTTCAGGAACTTCGCGGAGAGAAGATTGACATCATTCCCTGGAACGAGGATATCCGAACCTTCGCAGGCAACGCTCTGAGCCCGGCTAAAATCCAGCACATTACCCTTCACGAAGAGGACGGGCGGATGGAGGTTCTTGTTCCTGATGATCAACTCTCTCTCGCCATCGGCAAGGGTGGGCAAAACGTTCGCTTGGCCGCCAAGCTCATCGGCTGGAAAATCGACCTCAAAGGGGAGAGCGAATACCGCCGAATGGTTGCCGAACAAGCATTCGCCTCGGACGGTGCCGCGAAGGACGATGACGCGGAGGCATCTCCGGTTGAATCTGCAGATGCCTCTGGGGACTCGGATCTCTCAAAACTCGAGGCTGTGGGCGATAAAATGGTTCAATTATTAAGCGCAAACGGATTTGCTACAATCAGCTCGATTGCGAGCGCTTCCCTGGATGCGCTTTGCGAGGTACCTGGCATTGGGCCCAAACGCGCTCAGCTTCTTATTGATGCGGCTGAGAAATTTGACGTCCCCTCGATAGAGGGGTCCAATGACGAGGAAGTGGAGTCGTAG
- a CDS encoding YlxR family protein produces the protein MPERTCIACRKKEPPEKLFRMVAGPGGDVYVELDSRLPGRGAYCCFNAGCFDLALEAGRLKRALRSEVKSPDGASISAALVENLGRRLEGILGAAWRKRVVSAGRDTALRACRNKTGGCLFLANDLSESSRLEVLEADLGMAAKSGPVKFPLPMARVGDVFGSRPVGVFFVADPSLANPLALRSAQVDVLESLP, from the coding sequence GTGCCCGAGCGAACTTGTATTGCTTGCCGAAAAAAGGAGCCTCCCGAGAAGCTTTTTCGTATGGTGGCTGGCCCCGGCGGCGATGTATACGTTGAATTGGATAGTCGGCTGCCGGGTCGGGGTGCATATTGTTGTTTTAATGCTGGGTGCTTTGATTTGGCCCTTGAGGCAGGAAGGTTGAAGCGAGCGCTTCGCTCTGAGGTAAAGTCGCCCGATGGCGCTAGCATCTCCGCCGCCCTTGTTGAGAATTTGGGAAGGCGCTTGGAAGGTATTTTAGGTGCGGCCTGGCGCAAGCGAGTGGTGTCGGCAGGACGCGATACTGCCTTAAGGGCATGTCGCAATAAAACGGGGGGGTGCCTCTTTTTGGCGAATGATCTTTCAGAGTCAAGTCGCTTGGAGGTGCTCGAGGCTGATTTGGGTATGGCGGCAAAGAGTGGGCCCGTGAAGTTTCCTTTGCCGATGGCGCGGGTCGGCGATGTGTTTGGTAGCCGCCCTGTAGGGGTGTTCTTTGTTGCCGATCCCTCGCTGGCCAACCCGTTGGCGCTCAGAAGTGCTCAGGTGGATGTGCTGGAGTCGTTACCGTAG